Sequence from the Methanobrevibacter arboriphilus genome:
ATAAAAAAAGCTCTTTAATTGAGAAATTGGAGGTAAAAAAATTTCGAATAGGGTAAAAATGTTATTTGTATTTATTGTACTACTCATTATTGCAAATAGTAGTTTAATATATGCTAGTGACACAAACGATACTATAGAAAATCTTTTTACAGAAAGTGCGGATAATTTGCCTGAGGATTCAATAAGTACAAATGATAATTCAGACCAAGATATTATTAATATAACTAACGAAAATATTAATAATATTAATGAAAATCAAAATGATATCGAATCTTCATCAAATAGTTCAAATGATTCAGTCTCAGAATCTTTAGAAACTAATAATAATTCAGACTATAATAATAGTCAAATAAATAATTCAAGCGAAGGAAATTCTGAGAAAACAAACCAATTAGGTAATACTTCAACAACAAATTCGAATAGTGCAGTTTTAAGCAGTTCTGATACAACTATCTTAAAAACCCTCGCTACTTTAACTTCAACAGTTAAATTTAGTAATAAAGATATTATGTCTGCAGCAACTGAATTAAAGAAATACGTTGAAAAAAATGGTAAACTTCCAGATTATATAACTCTTTGCGGTGAAAAAATATCTATGGGTGAATTTTTATATTTACTCTCTAAATCCATTATAAATTTAAATGGAGGCAGTAATTCAGATATAACTGCAAAAAATGTTAAAGATCCAAGTTACCCTAATGGTGGTGTAACTAATGGAAATTTATACAAAGCTGGTTATGTTGACTTAGCAAAAAGAATTGTTTCATTTACAGATAAGAACAACCAAGCCCCAAACTATGGAGGTTCAACTCTTGGAAACATACAATTCCAAACTATGATTTATGGATTTGCTAAGATAGTAGATTACTATAAAAACAATAAAGTAATGCCTAACTATGTTTCATTTGATAAAAAAATTTCTACTACTTTAAATAAAGTTGTACCTAACTATAATGGTAAAAATGGAATTACAGTTGGTAGTTCTTCAACAAATGATAGTGGTACAGGTGGAAATAGTGGATCAAACGGTTCATCAAACTCCGATACAATCAGTTTAGCTAATATTAAAGATGCAGGAGCTAGAGTAGAAGCATTTGTTAAAAACAATGGTGTTCTTCCGAACTATGTTGTAATTAATGGAAAGCAATATTCAATGACTGACTTTTTATATTTAGCATCAACTGCAATTGTTAATATAAATAAAGGTGTTAGTAGCGGTGTTGTAGCTAAGACCTTTAAAGCTCCTTCAAATCCTACTGGAAGCTCAATAAATGGAAATATTTACAAAAATGACTTTGTAGATTTAGCTTCAAGAGTTTCAGCATATATGGTTAAAAATGGTCAGGCTCCTAACTATGGAAGTTCGACATTAGGTAATATGCAATTCCAAACCTTAATATTAGGTTTTTCAAAAATCCTTGAATTCTCAAAATCAGAAGGGAGATTGCCAAATTATTTAGCCTTAAATGTAAAAAGTACGGATAAATTAAATGGAGGAAGTGGAAGTAGCGGAGGAAGTGGATCTGGTTCTATTCCTACAGGTCCTTTAAATGAAAAAAATACATTAAGTGCAAGTGAATTACAAAAATACTTAGTAGCAACTACTAATTGTCAAGTAAATAATGCTGCAATAAAATCATTAGCAGCAAGTTTAACTAAAAACTGTAAAACTGAACTTGAAAAAGCAACTGCAATATTTAACTATGTAAGAGATAATATAAAATATAGTTACTATGAAAATTCTCTTAGTGGAGGAAATGGTGCTGTAGGAGCTTTAAATAGAAAATGGGGAAACTGTGTTGACCAAACCCATTTATTGATAGCTTTATCAA
This genomic interval carries:
- a CDS encoding pseudomurein-binding repeat-containing protein, with the protein product MLFVFIVLLIIANSSLIYASDTNDTIENLFTESADNLPEDSISTNDNSDQDIINITNENINNINENQNDIESSSNSSNDSVSESLETNNNSDYNNSQINNSSEGNSEKTNQLGNTSTTNSNSAVLSSSDTTILKTLATLTSTVKFSNKDIMSAATELKKYVEKNGKLPDYITLCGEKISMGEFLYLLSKSIINLNGGSNSDITAKNVKDPSYPNGGVTNGNLYKAGYVDLAKRIVSFTDKNNQAPNYGGSTLGNIQFQTMIYGFAKIVDYYKNNKVMPNYVSFDKKISTTLNKVVPNYNGKNGITVGSSSTNDSGTGGNSGSNGSSNSDTISLANIKDAGARVEAFVKNNGVLPNYVVINGKQYSMTDFLYLASTAIVNINKGVSSGVVAKTFKAPSNPTGSSINGNIYKNDFVDLASRVSAYMVKNGQAPNYGSSTLGNMQFQTLILGFSKILEFSKSEGRLPNYLALNVKSTDKLNGGSGSSGGSGSGSIPTGPLNEKNTLSASELQKYLVATTNCQVNNAAIKSLAASLTKNCKTELEKATAIFNYVRDNIKYSYYENSLSGGNGAVGALNRKWGNCVDQTHLLIALSRASGLAARYVHADCIFTVSGKVGHVFAQIKVGDTWVLADTTSSQNSLGTVKNWNVNTYTLKGQGKSASISF